In Acipenser ruthenus chromosome 16, fAciRut3.2 maternal haplotype, whole genome shotgun sequence, the following proteins share a genomic window:
- the LOC131697850 gene encoding V-set and immunoglobulin domain-containing protein 4-like isoform X1 yields MELLFVFILPLAFSASGVDANKNLSVVPSITAVLGRDVTIPCTYQLSPGYSEMSLKWTMRKDGDTKTLLYRDRLSYSIPLSMYRSRVSIPSTDQVGNVSLTLKEMYFQDRADYMCEVTWRNGSENTVQDTALIKVSVVQVPVSKPVMPNVQSPIYIQAGQSISLTCTATGSLPITYMWYKKQPDGTKTRLSRQAALTVSDAGTYYCEAENFASGKKVEQSGPIELIVQEWIEATSEDYTYQSTTEVKNIPTSTSYIETSSTESGGNAVSPASRQKGNRTLLWLYILIAALCIVVLFAVIIANVIMKKRKKKRNEYDLNVTFSSHLAGANNNMEDKKCTARENEYEAMICKNENE; encoded by the exons ATGGAGCTGctgtttgtattcattttgcCACTGGCATTTAGTGCTTCAGGTGTTG ATGCCAATAAAAACCTGAGCGTGGTGCCCAGCATCACTGCAGTTCTGGGCAGAGATGTTACCATACCGTGCACTTACCAGCTCTCTCCGGGATACTCGGAAATGAGTTTAAAATGGACAATGAGGAAGGATGGAGACACTAAGACTCTTCTCTACAGGGACAGGCTCAGCTACAGCATTCCTCTCTCCATGTACAGATCCCGAGTAAGCATTCCAAGCACTGACCAGGTCGGGAATGTCTCGCTCACTCTGAAAGAAATGTATTTCCAGGACAGAGCAGATTACATGTGTGAAGTGACCTGGAGAAATGGGAGTGAAAACACAGTGCAGGACACAGCGCTCATCAAAGTATCTGTCGTCCAGG TTCCTGTTTCAAAACCAGTTATGCCCAATGTCCAGTCCCCAATCTACATCCAAGCGGGTCAAAGCATCAGTCTCACTTGTACAGCTACCGGGTCTTTACCCATCACATACATGTGGTACAAGAAGCAACCAGATGGGACCAAAACAAGGTTATCAAGACAAGCTGCCCTCACCGTATCTGATGCAGGAACATACTATTGTGAAGCAGAGAATTTCGCTTCTGGAAAGAAAGTTGAACAGAGTGGTCCAATAGAACTTATTGTACAAG AGTGGATCGAAGCAACGTCTGAAGATTATACCTACCAATCCACTACTGAAG tAAAAAACATTCCAACGTCTACTTCTTATATTGAAACCAGCAGCACTGAATCTG GTGGAAATGCCGTTTCTCCTGCGTCGCGCCAAAAAG GGAACAGGACTCTGTTATGGCTCTACATCCTGATTGCTGCTCTCTGCATTGTGGTGCTCTTCGCTGTCATCATAGCCAACGTCATAATgaagaaaaggaaaaagaaaa gAAATGAATATGACCTTAATGTAAC TTTTTCCTCTCATCTTGCTGGGGCAAATAACAACATGGAAGACAAAAAATGCACTGCTCGCGAAAATGAATATGAAGCGATGATATGCAAAAACGAGAATGAGTAA
- the LOC131697850 gene encoding V-set and immunoglobulin domain-containing protein 4-like isoform X2 has product MELLFVFILPLAFSASGVDANKNLSVVPSITAVLGRDVTIPCTYQLSPGYSEMSLKWTMRKDGDTKTLLYRDRLSYSIPLSMYRSRVSIPSTDQVGNVSLTLKEMYFQDRADYMCEVTWRNGSENTVQDTALIKVSVVQVPVSKPVMPNVQSPIYIQAGQSISLTCTATGSLPITYMWYKKQPDGTKTRLSRQAALTVSDAGTYYCEAENFASGKKVEQSGPIELIVQEWIEATSEDYTYQSTTEGGNAVSPASRQKGNRTLLWLYILIAALCIVVLFAVIIANVIMKKRKKKRNEYDLNVTFSSHLAGANNNMEDKKCTARENEYEAMICKNENE; this is encoded by the exons ATGGAGCTGctgtttgtattcattttgcCACTGGCATTTAGTGCTTCAGGTGTTG ATGCCAATAAAAACCTGAGCGTGGTGCCCAGCATCACTGCAGTTCTGGGCAGAGATGTTACCATACCGTGCACTTACCAGCTCTCTCCGGGATACTCGGAAATGAGTTTAAAATGGACAATGAGGAAGGATGGAGACACTAAGACTCTTCTCTACAGGGACAGGCTCAGCTACAGCATTCCTCTCTCCATGTACAGATCCCGAGTAAGCATTCCAAGCACTGACCAGGTCGGGAATGTCTCGCTCACTCTGAAAGAAATGTATTTCCAGGACAGAGCAGATTACATGTGTGAAGTGACCTGGAGAAATGGGAGTGAAAACACAGTGCAGGACACAGCGCTCATCAAAGTATCTGTCGTCCAGG TTCCTGTTTCAAAACCAGTTATGCCCAATGTCCAGTCCCCAATCTACATCCAAGCGGGTCAAAGCATCAGTCTCACTTGTACAGCTACCGGGTCTTTACCCATCACATACATGTGGTACAAGAAGCAACCAGATGGGACCAAAACAAGGTTATCAAGACAAGCTGCCCTCACCGTATCTGATGCAGGAACATACTATTGTGAAGCAGAGAATTTCGCTTCTGGAAAGAAAGTTGAACAGAGTGGTCCAATAGAACTTATTGTACAAG AGTGGATCGAAGCAACGTCTGAAGATTATACCTACCAATCCACTACTGAAG GTGGAAATGCCGTTTCTCCTGCGTCGCGCCAAAAAG GGAACAGGACTCTGTTATGGCTCTACATCCTGATTGCTGCTCTCTGCATTGTGGTGCTCTTCGCTGTCATCATAGCCAACGTCATAATgaagaaaaggaaaaagaaaa gAAATGAATATGACCTTAATGTAAC TTTTTCCTCTCATCTTGCTGGGGCAAATAACAACATGGAAGACAAAAAATGCACTGCTCGCGAAAATGAATATGAAGCGATGATATGCAAAAACGAGAATGAGTAA